In Equus caballus isolate H_3958 breed thoroughbred chromosome 7, TB-T2T, whole genome shotgun sequence, one DNA window encodes the following:
- the MISFA gene encoding mitochondrial sheath formation-associated protein, producing the protein MIVLGWMLFVGLACYMGTFPEFLPPTLKWKERWPVQESKARLRSRAVDEDRQLNNVEGI; encoded by the exons ATGATTGTGCTTGGCTGGATGCTTTTTGTTGGACTTGCATGTTACATGGGCACATTTCCGGAGTTCTTG CCGCCGACTCTGAAGTGGAAAGAGAGGTGGCCTGTTCAGGAGAGCAAGGCACGACTGAGGAGCCGGGCTGTGGATGAAGACCGGCAACT GAACAATGTGGAAGGGATTTAA